In Theileria parva strain Muguga chromosome 4 map unlocalized ctg_529, whole genome shotgun sequence, one DNA window encodes the following:
- a CDS encoding Nitric oxide synthase-interacting protein-like protein, whose product MTRHSKNNTAGSIFTYHERKKVKDFNTLKQRLGSSSMRKFEQCWLCLATAVKPVTTPSGYIYCKECILMSLAKQMEKNKKLLSQWESDMKMWQKKEDEKKEQEELEKKRKLVIDNLYSLDSAKKPNTNVETKKNVFKEDLDYKPGANFWGIDSSSKSNSKERKTEGQPPPKPKNLLSCPISGRPLKVKDLIDLDPDTRSTSDSPSSEVVWLCSVSKKPILHNQAYAYKKNGKIVMKQYVGATDNPQDTESFVSLVPAGTAFSSHNNVEAKKFRPCMQ is encoded by the exons ATGACTAGGcatagtaaaaataataccGCGGGCtctatttttacatatcATGAGCGGAAGAAGGTCAAAG ACTTTAATACACTGAAGCAGAGGCTGGGATCCTCTTCAATGAGAAAGTTTGAACAGTGCTGGCTATGTTTAGCCACTGCAGTGAAGCCTGTGACCACTCCTTCAGGATACATTTACTGCAAGGAGTGCATTTTGATGTCACTCGCAAAGCAGATGGAAAAGAACAAGAAGTTACTGTCTCAATGGGAATCTGACATGAAGATGTGGCAGAAAAAAGAGGATGAAAAGAAGGAACAGGAGGAGCTTGAAAAGAAGCGTAAATTGgttattgataatttgtacTCACTGGACTCGGCCAAGAAGCCAAACACTAATGTTGAGACAAAGAAGAATGTATTTAAAGAGGATTTAGACTATAAACCTGGAGCGAATTTTTGGGGTATAGATTCCTCATCTAAATCAAATTCAAAGGAGAGGAAGACGGAAGGTCAACCTCCTCCAAAACctaaaaatttgttatcGTGTCCTATATCAGGAAGACCCTTAAAAGTGAAAGACTTGATTGATTTAGATCCAGATACCCGGTCTACTTCAGATTCCCCCTCATCTGAAGTTGTTTGGCTCTGTTCTGTCTCGAAAAAACCAATTCTTCACAACCAGGCCTACGCATATAAAAAAAATGGCAAGATAGTTATGAAACAGTACGTCGGAGCCACCGATAACCCCCAGGATACAGAGTCTTTCGTAAGCCTAGTCCCAGCAGGGACGGCATTTTCCTCACATAACAATGTAGAGGCCAAGAAATTCAGGCCATGTATGCAGTAG
- a CDS encoding B-box zinc finger family protein yields the protein MENVVIRDSDEWDSIEFSLQLRCRSSRVRLLQAWNVIRPESLSMFNRRSKNMLVLEAFVDTESLDRSNSVQDVCTRGFDIGAPGFLVTFGNLSLSGFPLLSTDSKGKTLLDNDTCALDPNGNPLPSKAPSDFTSSIYGEKRVFDYFVCDVGVGKSLEVPDVVEAQRSRVSMPVEYDSYFLTNSENLRLDSLTVFAGSNETENGSVELSSEAQSKGVLPQNTFKHNYIIYDSSQILPRYLIQFEFDPSADESFALPLCDNCQSDVSTIYCPSDSARICSKCDVRLHSNNKVVSRHIRVPLSEMPRPYSKCRIHQTKSYHLYCTVCETPICQLCTVNHIHELEGSTSFIPISTAYEAVVQNLTSTTDFSLRERKNQLLDILKKVDEVKTQVSTNCQNVEAQCYEKLESALSDLNRMVEYSLEVVSTEQTENKRQLNEINWSECFVDYMRSTLLPADYLRSWLRHCRLRDEFALNSSQQPLKELFPDISLEAELSIIPKDTQTHFQTKIHT from the exons atGGAAAATGTTGTAATTAGAGACAGTGATGAGTGGGACTCAATAGAGTTTTCCCTTCAACTTCGCTGCCGCTCATCTAGGGTTAGATTACTTCAGGCCTGGAACGTAATCAGGCCAGAATCACTATCTATGTTTAACCGACGCAGCAAG aacaTGCTTGTTCTCGAAGCATTCGTTGACACAGAATCTCTCGATCGCTCAAACTCAGTGCAGGATGTGTGTACCAGGGGATTCGATATTGGTGCTCCCGGCTTTCTTGTAACTTTTGGGAATCTGAG tCTTTCTGGATTCCCTCTATTAAGCACTGATTCTAAAGGGAAAACGCTTTTGGACAATGATACAt GTGCACTTGACCCGAACGGTAACCCATTGCCTTCTAAAGCTCCTTCTGATTTTACCTCTTCAATTTATGGCGAGAAGAGGGTTTTCGACTACTTCGTTTGCGATGTCG GAGTAGGTAAGTCTTTGGAGGTTCCTGACGTAGTTGAGGCTCAAAGATCCAGAGTATCGATGCCCGTAGAATATGACTCTTACTTTCTGACAAATTCAGAAAATTTGAGACTTGATTCTTTAACAGTTTTTGCTGGATCAAATGAGACCGAAAATGGCTCCGTGGAACTTTCTAGTGAAGCTCAATCCAAGGGTGTTTTACCCCAAAACACCTTCAAGCataattacataatttacgACTCATCACAG ATTTTACCGAGATATTTAATTCAATTTGAGTTTGACCCTAGTGCTGATGAGTCTTTTGCACTTCCTCTCTGCGATAACTGTCAAAGTGATGTGTCCACAATATACTGTCCTTCAGATAGCGCAAG GATTTGCTCCAAGTGTGATGTTCGTCTTCACTCTAACAATAAGGTTGTTTCACGGCACATTAGGGTCCCCTTAAGCGAG ATGCCTAGGCCTTACTCCAAGTGTAGAATTCACCAGACAAAGTCATATCATCTTTACTGTACTGTCTGTGAAACTCCAATTTGCCAACTTTGCACCGTCAATCACATACACGAACTAG aAGGTTCAACTTCTTTTATTCCTATTTCAACTGCTTATGAGGCTGTGGTTCAAAATTTAACCTCCACTACTGACTTTTCTTTGAGGGAGAGGAAGAACCAACTTTTGGATATTCTCAAAAAGGTTGACGAGGTTAAAACTCAAGTTTCTACCAATTGCCAAAATGTTGAGGCCCAGTGTTACGAGAAGCTTGAATCTGCACTCAGTGACCTTAACAGGATGGTCGAATATTCTCTAGAAGTCGTTTCTACTGAGCAAACTGAGAATAAGAGACAGCTTAATGAGATTAACTGGTCCGAATGCTTTGTAGATTACATGAGGAGCACTCTTTTACCTGCTGATTATCTCAGGTCCTGGCTTCGTCATTGCAGACTCAGGGATGAATTTGCCCTGAACAGCTCACAACAACCACTCAAAGAACTATTTCCTGATATATCTCTTGAGGCTGAGCTCAGCATAATTCCAAAAGACACACAGACTCATTTCCAAACTAAGATTCATACATAA
- a CDS encoding putative integral membrane protein, which produces MDNYKGYFRWESVKSYFTDPSLLTLEVLFIVLTLSNVYVVHTLFVTVLPAPLFVTWWQLAQGLWTAWVLGDFGASFPKLAYFPPVNIDSKLLKELFMPTVSYVAMLSSANVLLSKAPSTAAFPILASGAVAAHHAARFVACGEEYMPLRWKAVGFLLLAFVLGATDSKVAPGSVVTVACLYALLAAVFRAGCMERALHVVNGKGNALHNHQHLIGALLLPLAIVFSGEFTVLVRDLPFDPFAARTWQVWGCFFTVGALPFMKNVVSNRLIRQTGQAPWRCLELVSVALLFVIGSAQLSPSWRSVLATVFVLAGRFLGALDVVKNMSPDSEPTEMYNQATKPFLEEEHSSTHELA; this is translated from the coding sequence atggaTAATTATAAGGGATATTTCAGATGGGAAAGTGTTAAATCATACTTTACGGACCCAAGCCTCTTGACACTTGAagtgttatttattgtCTTGACTCTAAGTAATGTTTATGTGGTACATACTCTGTTTGTTACTGTGCTCCCAGCTCCGTTATTTGTTACGTGGTGGCAACTGGCTCAGGGGTTATGGACTGCCTGGGTCCTTGGCGACTTTGGAGCTTCATTCCCCAAACTGGCCTATTTCCCCCCTGTAAACATAGATTCTAAGCTTTTGAAGGAATTGTTCATGCCGACAGTATCGTACGTTGCAATGTTATCATCAGCGAATGTCCTCCTTTCAAAAGCTCCAAGCACTGCGGCATTCCCGATTCTGGCGTCTGGAGCAGTTGCAGCCCATCATGCAGCTCGTTTTGTTGCCTGCGGAGAAGAGTACATGCCCCTGAGATGGAAGGCAGTTGGCTTTCTGTTATTGGCGTTTGTTCTGGGCGCTACAGATTCGAAGGTTGCCCCAGGAAGCGTTGTTACCGTGGCCTGCCTTTACGCTCTTTTGGCTGCAGTTTTCAGAGCCGGATGCATGGAAAGGGCTCTACACGTCGTAAATGGTAAGGGAAACGCGTTACACAACCATCAGCACCTAATTGGAGCTCTATTACTCCCATTAGCCATAGTTTTTAGTGGAGAGTTCACAGTTTTGGTTCGGGATTTACCATTTGACCCCTTTGCTGCCAGGACTTGGCAAGTATGGGGCTGTTTCTTCACGGTGGGAGCTCTCCcatttatgaaaaatgtaGTTTCAAACAGATTAATAAGACAAACTGGTCAGGCTCCTTGGAGATGCCTTGAACTTGTATCAGTTGCACTGTTGTTTGTCATAGGCTCAGCCCAGCTTTCACCCTCATGGCGCTCAGTGCTCGCAACTGTGTTTGTTCTTGCTGGAAGATTTCTAGGAGCTCTTGACGTCGTAAAGAACATGAGTCCAGACTCAGAACCAACTGAAATGTATAATCAAGCCACAAAACCATTCCTCGAGGAGGAACACTCTAGTACCCATGAACTTGCATAA
- a CDS encoding putative bolA-like protein C8C9.11, with translation MVRAVVEEKIRSALSPTILKLIDKSGGCGAAFDAVIVSSLFEGKSLLDRHRLVNSALSEEMDKIHAFSMKCHTPKEWEEKNKNE, from the coding sequence ATGGTTAGGGCAGTAGTTGAAGAAAAAATTAGATCTGCACTTTCACCAAcaatcttaaaattaatagacAAATCAGGAGGATGTGGAGCAGCCTTTGATGCTGTAATAGTATCAAGTTTATTTGAAGGGAAAAGCCTCCTGGATCGACATCGATTGGTGAACTCAGCTTTATCCGAGGAAATGGATAAAATCCACGCATTCAGCATGAAATGTCACACCCCTAAAGAATGGGAAgaaaaaaacaaaaatgaaTGA